ccaaatgaaccctgaaatatcacaaaaactgacacaacactcctattgttctatgttgacacgagaaattttttgaaagcaataagaggcaatggctatcattttcgtccccaaaggtgggacgttccctaccgaaaccatcatgcttgttgtgagaagctctggtttgtgagaagcatatacccaaacctaccccaaatgggacaaaaaaattaccacggcatgttgatgccgctccatgatagcatgccaagtttcatgaatttcagacgagttttggatttactagaattaaaaaaacaggtatctcaatgttttgccggcaatcaatggtgctctggtgtttgaaattcattcccatttcttgcatgggacctaagcatgcacccaaggacacaaatttgatttttcaaccaatttatatgcactggagcatgtgcatgtagttcaaatttgaattatgcacataaatgcattgaaaactcagttaatgcataaaaatgtccaaacgaaccccgaaaaatcacagaaattgacacaaaactcctgttgttctatgttgacacgagaaactttttgaaagcaataagaggcaatggatatcgtttttatccccaatggtgggacgttccctaccgaaaccatcatgcttgttgtgagaagctctggtttgtgagaagcatatacccaaaccctccccaaatgggacaaaaattttaccacgacatgttgatgccgctccatgatagcatgcgaagtttcatgaatttcagacgagttttggatttactagaatttaaaaactaggtatctcaatgttttgccggcaatcaactgtgccatggtgtttgaaattcattaccatttcttgcatggcacctaagcatgcacccaaggacacagatttgatttttcaaccctttatatgcactggagcatgtgcatgtagttcaaatttgaattatgcacataaatgcattgaaaactcagttaatgcataaaaatgtccaaatgaaccccgaaaaatcacaaaaattgacacaacactcctattgttctatgttgacacgagaatttttttgaaagcaataagaggtaatggatatcgtttttgtccccaaaggtgggacgttccctaccgaaaccatcatgcttgttgtgagaagctctgatttgtgacaagcatatacccaaacctgccccaaatgggaaaaaaattaccacggcatgttgatgcactccatgatagcatgccaagtttcatgaattttagacgagttttggattactagaattaaaaaaccaggtatctcaatgtttgcggccgagtgacggtggtagggtgtttgacattcattcccatttcttgcatgggacctaagcaggcaaccaaggacacagatttgaattttcaactaatttatatgcattagagcatgtgcctatagttcaaatttgaattatgcacatgaatacatagaaaactcagttaatgtataaaaatgtccaagcgaaccccgaaaaatgccaaaaattgacacaactctcctgttgttctatgttgacactaggaaaaaatttgaaatcgagaagaggcaacggatatcatttcgtccagaaaggtgaaacgttccctaccgaaaccatcacacttgttgtgagaagctatggtttatgagaatcttatacccaaacctgccccaaatgggacaaaaattttactacggcatgttgatgccgctccatgatcgcatgccaagtttcatgaatttcggacgaattttggatttactagaattacaaaagcaagtacgtcgacgtttgccggagtcacggtgccatggtgttcgaatttcatccccatttcttgcatgggacataagcataaaccaatggacacatatatgattttacaacccatgttggtggaccagagcatgtgcatgtagtctaattttgaattgtgcacctgaaatggctacaaaaccaatttaatgtataaaatgttcaaacgaaccctgaataattccaattcttttactacacatatatagttgcatgttcactgcagataaaaggtatagcaattcaaacatcgtccattgccgctgtgacctcattatgtaattcaaatcaagatgaaaaatcaagtagatcgcacacagtttattatcaccatccgtgtgagatgcaacacaaaatatcctggagcaccgtcagtgtatagtacacttatggcttacgcgagaaggtgcgtcagctacagtccacagccggtgtgtcaagcacactagctcgctccccaaatactcccgcctctgcatccctcgcaatctcgaaaatattactgcctcgtaatctcaaaaatatctaccgcctgaaaggttttaatgtttgatagcacacgattagtatgtgcggaccgtgtgcgatgtctgttactccctctctgcttcagtcccttgattcaaattttcagtggCCCCGGCATTTTacccccgcctctgcatccctcgcaatctcaaaaatatctgctcgcccttgatccaaattttcagtagccccgcctagtaaaattttcagctGCCACAGTATTTCcacaaacaccaccttgcccccccgtccacacacaccccaaaacctccgctcacacagacacacacaaccctcaaaaccattggtaggtcgccgccatcgccggcgcctccatcctcaacctctgcctgtgtgccggggagctcgaggagccaatggccaaaaacaggtttatcgcggccttttcgcccgacgccagcgaggtggccgccgaggtgtccccgttgCCCTCCGCGGGCTCAATCCaccgtcgccggtcccccgatccgcctgccgccgcgcccctatgccggttcgaggacttccccgtcctccctcggacccggcagccgacgaggtcatacctcggggtccggcagtggcggtgggggacgtgggtcgccaagATTatagatcgggagacccacacccactggtggctcggtagcttccacacgaccgacctcgcggccatggagtacgaccgctggcaggtccgctaccatggcgtggcggctaggctcaatttccccttcggcacacgtccgatCGACCTCGTTcagccggagccaggggtggtgagcttggctatggcgcgggaggaccgcgaggtgtgggagcgcctcgaggccgaggaggcctacatgcaagagctccgccggcagcacccggagctcgtggaggcagagcgggcgatcttcgccggcgcggagggcgacgaggttatcgcgctctcctctgatgacgagctcgaaggcggcgaggttatcgcgttctcctccgatgacgaggtcgaagacggcggcgacggcggcacggagggcttcgaggtgggccccgaggatgaggagatcgacgtcgacgagtgaaggagtgccttccccaatgaccctGATGACGGTACCGGCCCGGACccagctcgcggcacaccgtacatgacgaggaaggattggctcgacctctacttcgaccggaagtagtttagcttagtttaaatttatgttttatgttctgttatgcaaaactatctatgtttatgtttgaatgcatgctactttcggttgaacctgcttggaacttgatcaaattgaagtttacaaccttaagtttagtggatcgactagaaaaggccaaaaattgctggagtatatatatatatccactaagggttttagtcctttaactttttaaggatcggctagagatgtcattttgacttgtttatttcagttcttcacaatgtgatgctctatatgtgcaactatttgccatgcagttcagtttcatcaataacagtttaaacgataccactatgaattacgatatttggttgctgttaaggatattgcagttaacatgccttttcgcttttttaacaataactagtgtactgtaGACCTGcaaaataccagtttgaatgactatttgcttgtttttaaatgttatgcctgatgcagttaacacacctttccacttcttgttttgcttaactagcgtgcttaagcctacacactaaagctatcatttgtagattatgttgtctaccatggatatatttggttgatgtttagcctgttgtgcttaacatgcctttatatgtactcatgcaggacaatattgagaacagtgttgttttccatcgaggatagtttcatcgcattgcttatatgtactcactgttcaggatatcggtagctggtaccatatagcctggcgctgataagggattaatcatcaagtcagacatttcactgaatatatctgtaacccatttatcagtaggttaactagggccatatttaatatatctgaggctacatagcaacatgcattgtactgaatgactaaatatgcaatcccaagctacatagaaacaaggaagagtgttacctcaatgttctgatgatgtctagatatacatgtaataaatcttatataatgggatggagggagtggtgTACTACATCAtctttcaattgttgtttagcttttAATATTAACTTGTTGCTTTTAGGtgcatatatcattgccaaagatccacactttgaccctttctgcatatggggcaatgagatattcatgaaccagcatcaagtgaggaaactgataaagattgttattaaaatgggtcaaaagatgtcaattgaactatttgtttacactttatgcaagacaacagggaactgcaggatggtaagtatgaaccctgtagccttctttttactgcccgtaatgagttgtgttagatgacaatatctgaatcttttttcttttgcagtggatcttgaagcagtttactcaaaattacctctcaaactacatgattggcggccggccatcacaaggggttagaCTAGaatcctgcatgccttctgcatccaggagagcacaatagggccattccgcttcaccttgttcagcaaccggaatgtatgtcgcctctttctttaccatctgtaatagtacaagtatagaaccctggttcatcattctttatttggtgcttatgtaattcttaaacatatgtcatcattctttatttggtgcttatgtaattcttaaacatatgtacctgtgaatcaaataatgcattggttgtttaaacctcatggatatgaataaagctatagcctactttcaagtttaaattaggtacaattttaaatagcagcaattaaattagggaaaaattacggtgtgcaggtcattacggtacacacggttggtaaaacacaaacgtttgcaatatacaccataatccaagacggttcacagagaggaaatgtgtgcaagcatgcacacagttgccgtttgcaaagcgtgtgtgatgtcaaacACTATCACATACAGtgcaggaaaactaaatgtgtgtgattgtctacctatcgtacacggtttataatcatgaactgtttgtgatgtgccaggcatcgtaaaactcccgtgcctagaatctgcctggcatctgcctggaaagctcccgtgcctggaatctgcctggttttaggtaaaaccacaaaactccgactatgattgcaatgcgagcacaaacgagtagcaaggatgaagcatttgggatattcgagatatcgaaaacggttatatagggacaactgtatgcatcaaggctccctatccccgacggtttctgggtcgtgtgggaaggacccccctatcgcccacactcacttggcgacagttccaaatgccgtcgcggaaaggggttaaaaaccgtttgtatagcaccaacgcgtaccagtgaatacaattctcgcatgaataataaacctttatcatgaataaggaaatataaaataacaactttattattgcctctaggacatatttccttcaatttaaacataatttgcctattgaaactctaggataTCCTCCACCGCCTaagagtgatcctgtgtttgaattaaagaaaCTACCTGATACACtaaagtatgcttatcttgatgaaaagaagatatatcatgttattattagtgctaaccttttagtgaatgaagaaaagagattacttaGAATTCTAAGGAAGCATCGTGcggccattggatatactctttatgatcttaaggccattagtcccactttatgtcaacacaagattaatGTGGAGCCTGATGCTAAGCCAATTGTTGAACATCAATGTTGTCTAAATCATAAAATAAAGgatgtggtaagaactgaaatactaaagcttctggaagcaggtattaATCATCCTATAGCTTACAATAGATCGCCATGGAGCCTCGAAGCTCGTCCAAGGAAATTTCTATGAGAAGGTCATTAACCCTTACCTCCCGGAGGTGATGAAACAACCTCAGATCATTGAGATGCGTGAAGGGGTGCTTCACATCTAGGATGTTCAAGGACCCAAGAAGGACAGAAGCAAGAAGGCCAGGCTTGAAGAAGTGGAGTAGGagatcttcaagtgccaagggatggtggagcgcggaCTCAGCGCCAACCACTCCATGATCACAAAATTCATCCATAAGCACAAAGTGGACAACAATGATGTTGGGGATGTCAACTTTAAGCTCAATGAATGGATTGATCATCTTCACGCCCAAATTTTGACTTACAAAACCAAAATTTTGAGTATGAATCCAGGTTTAAAGTTATGAGCTTAGCTGTAAATTTTAGGATTCTGGAAACAcgttcatccttttatgatggagagcctatgtcGTGGAAGAGGAGGACAAACCTACCACTACAACACCATCATCACCGAAGAAAGACAcctgagtacacgggtatgggcaccaccctttgcttgttccaagcttgggggaggtgccccggtatcgtatcaccatgacTTTTATTATCATtatctatcttagttcgatccttagttattttGTGGTTTAGAAAAATAAGGTTTTAGTACGATATAGTTTCGAGTGCTTGTTTCGTGATCTATCTATACATTTAATCGagtgtgagagttatataataaagagtagtttgagttgaCTTGTTTTACTTTCCTATTTCAATCTTACAAAAATGGAATAAAATGATCATATATATGCTAATCCCATGGGGAGTGATGACTTCATATAAAAGTAGTATAATTAATGAATTTATTGGAAGTTAACAAACCTAgcattggtcattgttgcaattcaTGAAAAAATACTAAAGAAAGAGAGttcccacatataaatatactatcttggacatcttttatgattgtgagcccccatcaaatattTTATGCTTGATCAAatagttgatattggacaaggaagacaatgtgatgacttatgtttgcttatattcacatagaagttatagtttcatggatcctctaacatgtggtgcttgctcctaATCTATAGCCAGCCAAAAATTTGAACtaggtagagatactacttgttcatCCAAAAACTCTTGAACCCAGTTTcgtgtcatgagagtccaccatatctacctatgaattgaataagatccttcatgtaagttgtcgtcggtgcaacaagcaataaaaatttctccaaaatatgtatgatattttattataagggaaaataagctttgtacgatcttgtgatgctaaagaaataaaagcggcggactgcataataaaggttactatcacaaggggcaatataaactAATGTTCCTTTACATTAAAGCTTGCACATCCAAAATAAtgagcgcatgacaacctctgcttccctctgcgaagggcctatcttgtaCTTttctgtatttacttttatgcaagagtcaatagtgtaCTTCTCTATTCCGTTTTTATTTTTCTcctggcaagcatcatgtggtgaggaaagatctagacaTATATATCCAGATGGATGTaggtgatcatgaattattattgttgacattacccgaggtcaataagttgggaggcgaaactataagcccccatcttCCTCTGTGTTTGACTGAAACTTTTGCTCCTTTAATATGCTTTGAGTGTCAGCAATCataaaagactaaatgatagttgagtatgtgaacttcctaaacaaagctcttacatagactctttctgaaagTATGATACaatgcaattgtttcaatgactgagatcatagtttgttagtttgcaATGAAGTTTATAATTTATACTTTACCTTGTGGATGGATttttacttgttcatgagaagttttatgataataTATTGCTgatataataatgatcatgatgctttcatgtctgtattttattttatcgacacctctctctctaaatgtgtggtcatgattatcgatttTCGCTTTcccttgaggacaagtgaggtctaagcttggggaagttgatacgtccattttacatcatgttttcctactattatttattatgttttgggtcattatttcactttatgatactattcttatgccttttctctcttattttgcaagtttcacatgaagagggagattgccggcagctggaattctggaccaaaAAAGGCTACAGCAGAGATagctattctgcgcaactccaaatgacctaaaaatttacaaagaattgttttggaatatataaaaaatattggcaaaaaaataccaggaggggggccaccagggagcgacaagctcagggggtgcaccctacccccttgggcgcgccctatgagcttgtgggccccctggcaggcctttgGTACCCATATTTTGCTATATAAGtctattttccctagaaaaaaaataagaagaagactttcgggacgaagcgtcatcctctcgaggtggaacctaggcaggagcacttttgctctccgacgGAGTGATTCcgtcagggaaacttccctccgggagggggaaatcgaagccatcgacatcaccaacgatcctctcatcatgggatgacaaatcttcatcaacatcttcgccagcaccatcttatatctcaaaccctagttcatctcttgtattcaatgtTTGACCCAAAACCCCACATtgatacatgtgggttgctagtagtggtgattactccttgtagttgatgctagttggtttattgggtggaagattatatgttcggatccttaatgatattcaatacctctgtgatcttgaacatgaacatgatttgtgagtagttacttctattcttaaggacatgtgagaagtcttgttataagtaatcatttTGATGATATGGTTCAGCTATTGccgtggatatcagtcgtgtactgttctccctgtacggttggtagccggatcgtgagggtcaagtcccaccaaaatcgtagttatcctctctcatcgaaagatcgggacccagTTCACATCATGAGGAGGGCAGCTCCTCCTTCACAATGCATCTGATATGGATGCCACGGCTGCACGGCGGAATGGTTTGTCAGTGTCCGACGTGGCGGACGTCCGAACTCCCTCAGACATTCCCCACTTTGTTTCTGGTTTGTGAGAATTTGGATATCTGAATGACATTTGCGGGTAATTTGTTGCTCGGTGTTGGAGTTGCCCTAACATACAACGTGTGTAGTGCTAAATAATCAAATATCCCATCATTACCTAGCACTGTATGGTTAGATGTGTACAAATACCTGACCATTCTCACATGGGTATTGGCCTGTAGCTCTGCGCCCGTCCCTACAGTAATAactgcacacacacatagacatttGCCTCACAATAATGCCTTCATCATTcgcccacacacacacccaccagCAGAAGCAGACAAGCTCGCTAGACAGCCTTACCTCTCCTGACCCCACTTGCCAGGACACATAGGTAACAGCTTTGAGAGCTAGCTAATCTAGCTACATCAAATGACATTGCCATCCGGCCATGAAGAGAGTGCAGCCTGCAATgtacaaaaagaaagaaattcatAACAAAAAAGTGTAATATAAAAAAAATGCAATCTAGGTAGTAGTACTCCTGCAATGTACTTACTCTAGATAGACGTACTTGTCCATATCTTAATACTCAAGTGGGCCCGAAGGAGTACCCTATCTAGATGCCGGCCTACAGtctctagctagctagctcgtCCTCCCTCACCTCTCTTCTTCCCCTCTCCTCCTCTTCCAGCCCCTTCCCTTCCCTGGACATGGATGCTTAGCTCTACCTGACATAGAACAAGAAAGGAGCAGTAAAAGTAGAAGTAAGATTTAGATCCGCATTAACACTAGCTAGTAGTGCCGGCCACTACTAGAGCAGGGACCTCTAGCTGTCCATCCACTGATCCACATTAGTTTACTGGTTGGTTTGGTTTGCTACTGAAGCTTCGAACTATTTGAGAGATGACCCAACCATCCACCgttatcatcaccatcatcatcattgaGTATCCCACCAAGAACCGCCAGTATCAAACCCTACTGCCCATCGGCCGCCACATGCATCCAGCCGCGTCGTCTTTTGGCGAGTACTTCCAGTTCTTCCCCGCCGAGatgtaccaccaccagcagctgctgctgcaagaGGAGGGGACCCTGGAAGCGGTGCTCTGGCAGCCGGTGACCGCTCCAGCTCCGGCGGAGCGGGGGGAGCCGGGGAATAATGGGGCGCCGGGGCCAGGGGGTGCAGTCGTTGGGGCGGCGCGGAAGAGGCCGTTCCGGACGGACCGGCACAGCAAGATCCGCACGGCGCAGGGGGTGCGCGACCGTCGGATGCGGCTGTCCGTCGGCGTGGCGCGCGAGTTCTTCGCGCTGCAGGACCTCCTCGGCTTCGACAAGGCCAGCAAGACGGTGGAGTGGCTCCTCACGCAGTCCAAGCCGGCCATCGACCGGCTTGCCGACGCCACCCAGGGgggcgctgctgccgccgctgcaGGACCGTCGAAGGAGAAAGGGGAGGGGGCGACCTCCTCCGGCACCGGCTTCTTCGAGGATGCGAGGGAGGAAGAGCAGGAC
This region of Triticum aestivum cultivar Chinese Spring chromosome 2D, IWGSC CS RefSeq v2.1, whole genome shotgun sequence genomic DNA includes:
- the LOC123051029 gene encoding transcription factor TCP12-like, which encodes MTQPSTVIITIIIIEYPTKNRQYQTLLPIGRHMHPAASSFGEYFQFFPAEMYHHQQLLLQEEGTLEAVLWQPVTAPAPAERGEPGNNGAPGPGGAVVGAARKRPFRTDRHSKIRTAQGVRDRRMRLSVGVAREFFALQDLLGFDKASKTVEWLLTQSKPAIDRLADATQGGAAAAAAGPSKEKGEGATSSGTGFFEDAREEEQDVRDLMKGIGGEGELDWFMSEPAAIGQPMEGLD